One region of Desulfovibrio sp. JC022 genomic DNA includes:
- a CDS encoding 4-coumarate--CoA ligase translates to MTADLSLTAQDIEEMISSTLLAEMDYQQKLKYCCGQSLGSSFTPGNEVFQEPKLILERIARIFGIDSTEIAGKNIADLAKLTFTKTNGRPQNLTFFTSGSTGTPVPAESDFADLKQEIQSLAKLFPSRKRIVSFVPRHHIYGFLFSIMLPKALDIPVEYRAALPGAEQIKTMMQGDLIIAFPLLWKKLEKLHTEFPEDVYGVTSTGPCPVETITSLQTQGLARMTEVYGSSETGGIGYRHDPAEMYTLLNHWKQTGNSTIERTSADGSKQIHTLQDNLEWQGAQFKPLKRTDKAVQVGGINVYPARVEEIFKTCPQVKECVVRLMRSEEGERLKAFIVPAAKIEHALLEKELRNLANQELSRHEKPGKYDFGPTLPVSEMGKLTDW, encoded by the coding sequence ATGACTGCCGACCTGTCACTCACTGCACAAGATATTGAGGAAATGATCTCCTCAACCCTGCTGGCAGAGATGGATTACCAGCAGAAACTAAAATATTGCTGCGGACAATCTCTTGGCAGCAGTTTTACGCCCGGCAACGAAGTCTTTCAGGAGCCAAAACTTATTCTTGAACGGATCGCCCGGATTTTCGGAATTGATTCCACTGAAATTGCTGGAAAAAATATCGCCGACTTGGCGAAATTAACCTTCACAAAAACAAACGGCAGACCGCAAAACCTCACCTTTTTCACTTCCGGCAGTACCGGAACCCCTGTACCTGCGGAATCAGATTTCGCTGATCTTAAGCAGGAGATCCAATCACTTGCCAAACTCTTCCCATCGCGTAAACGAATAGTAAGTTTCGTGCCCCGGCACCATATTTACGGTTTCCTGTTTTCCATCATGCTGCCCAAAGCTCTTGATATCCCGGTAGAATACAGAGCGGCCCTACCCGGAGCCGAGCAGATCAAAACCATGATGCAGGGTGACCTGATCATCGCCTTTCCCCTGCTGTGGAAAAAACTGGAAAAACTGCATACCGAGTTCCCGGAAGATGTGTACGGCGTGACATCCACCGGACCATGCCCAGTAGAAACTATCACCAGCCTTCAAACGCAAGGCCTTGCCCGTATGACCGAAGTTTACGGCTCATCCGAAACAGGCGGGATCGGTTATCGCCATGACCCAGCGGAGATGTACACCCTACTGAACCACTGGAAGCAGACTGGAAATTCTACAATTGAAAGGACCTCGGCAGACGGAAGCAAGCAGATTCACACCTTGCAGGATAACCTCGAATGGCAGGGAGCGCAGTTCAAACCGCTGAAGCGGACAGACAAAGCCGTGCAAGTAGGGGGAATTAATGTCTACCCTGCGCGAGTTGAAGAAATTTTCAAGACCTGCCCGCAAGTAAAAGAATGCGTTGTGCGCCTTATGCGCTCCGAAGAGGGCGAAAGATTAAAAGCATTCATTGTTCCAGCCGCAAAAATTGAACATGCCCTTCTCGAAAAAGAATTACGCAATCTGGCTAACCAAGAACTTTCCCGCCATGAAAAACCCGGTAAATATGACTTCGGCCCCACCCTTCCGGTTTCGGAAATGGGCAAGCTAACCGACTGGTAA
- a CDS encoding aldehyde ferredoxin oxidoreductase family protein, with product MHGWAGWILRVELDNGKINRTPLDPGIARDFIGGRGLNSLTLFNEVGPHIDPLSPENVYCLGAGPLSGTPLGLTSRVEVSTLSPYSGILGDGNAGGALAFMMKRAGLDQIVITGQAEKPCYLLVEDERAELRDAEELWGLSVWETTDKLQEKHGKATSIACIGQAGENLVRVATTMVDKYASAARGSGAVLGSKRLKAVVVKGSGRVSLADADTFKKLAAEDRKFFKESDFQREVVGQYGTHIGMMMWEPGFRNYEKYWDGNDVPDKLRPEAWKEFSLGRHGCHGCHVRCKDYYRIPSGSRAGETGKAMEYECIFCLGTNCGVTDPVAIMEMENICDTYGMDVLALGNTIAMLKDLYSRGLIDEELTDGLDLNWENHADQIELLHRTAMRQGLGNLVAEGMYTLAKRLGGKAMDYCYHVKGLSRGPYPSGVFSLAHATSTRGADHLRGRSWAFSQPDPDMFPILKEKGLLLEDVDENPAPAVIVGERMTTLTDCIGRCKGAVNNWISATPLVWKKPIFEGLAELLEAATGVGYTAEELEQAADRVYALEHAFNLRQGTARKDDRMPQKPEIRDTEEGKADLRNHEKHLDQYYALRGYDRQGRPTPERLNELGLKFVEQGLNRIPARKPWDGPPMWDMDDYPNGGMRS from the coding sequence ATGCACGGCTGGGCAGGGTGGATTTTAAGAGTTGAGCTGGACAATGGAAAAATCAACAGAACTCCGCTTGATCCGGGTATAGCGCGTGATTTTATAGGCGGGCGCGGCCTTAATTCACTAACTTTATTCAATGAAGTCGGACCGCACATTGATCCCCTCTCCCCTGAAAACGTCTATTGCCTTGGGGCAGGCCCTCTTTCCGGCACCCCGCTGGGGCTGACCAGCCGGGTAGAAGTCAGCACCCTATCCCCATATTCCGGCATCCTCGGCGACGGCAATGCCGGCGGAGCTTTGGCCTTCATGATGAAACGGGCCGGATTGGATCAGATTGTTATTACCGGTCAGGCCGAAAAGCCCTGCTACCTGCTGGTGGAAGATGAACGGGCAGAACTGCGTGACGCAGAGGAACTCTGGGGACTTTCCGTCTGGGAAACCACTGACAAATTACAGGAAAAACACGGCAAGGCCACCAGTATTGCCTGCATCGGACAAGCCGGGGAAAATCTGGTCCGGGTGGCAACCACCATGGTGGACAAATACGCTTCTGCGGCCCGTGGTTCAGGCGCGGTCCTCGGCTCCAAGAGACTCAAGGCCGTAGTGGTCAAAGGCAGCGGGCGGGTCTCGCTGGCTGACGCAGATACATTCAAAAAACTTGCAGCTGAAGATCGGAAATTCTTCAAAGAATCCGATTTCCAGCGTGAAGTGGTCGGGCAGTACGGCACTCATATCGGAATGATGATGTGGGAACCGGGCTTCCGCAATTACGAAAAATACTGGGACGGCAACGATGTACCGGACAAGCTGCGCCCTGAAGCATGGAAAGAATTCTCCCTTGGGCGGCACGGCTGTCATGGCTGCCATGTTCGCTGCAAAGATTACTACCGCATTCCCTCCGGTTCACGAGCCGGGGAAACCGGCAAGGCCATGGAATATGAATGCATATTCTGCCTCGGAACAAATTGCGGGGTGACTGATCCGGTGGCAATCATGGAGATGGAAAATATTTGTGATACATACGGTATGGATGTGCTGGCTCTTGGCAATACAATAGCCATGCTCAAAGATTTATACAGCCGGGGCCTGATTGACGAGGAATTAACTGACGGGCTGGACCTGAACTGGGAGAACCACGCTGACCAGATCGAGCTGCTGCACCGCACAGCCATGCGCCAAGGACTGGGAAATCTTGTGGCCGAGGGCATGTACACCCTTGCCAAGCGGCTGGGCGGCAAAGCCATGGATTACTGCTACCACGTAAAGGGTTTGTCACGCGGTCCCTATCCCAGCGGGGTTTTCTCACTGGCCCACGCAACTTCCACCCGCGGGGCCGACCACCTGCGCGGGCGTTCATGGGCTTTCAGTCAGCCGGACCCGGATATGTTTCCCATCCTGAAAGAAAAAGGACTACTCTTGGAAGATGTGGATGAAAACCCGGCCCCGGCAGTAATCGTCGGCGAGCGCATGACCACCCTGACCGACTGCATCGGACGCTGCAAAGGCGCGGTGAACAACTGGATCAGTGCCACGCCGCTGGTCTGGAAGAAACCCATTTTCGAAGGACTGGCTGAGCTGCTGGAAGCGGCAACAGGTGTAGGTTACACAGCAGAAGAACTGGAGCAGGCTGCGGATCGCGTTTATGCACTGGAGCATGCCTTCAACCTCCGACAGGGAACCGCCCGCAAGGACGACCGCATGCCTCAGAAACCAGAAATCCGCGACACCGAAGAAGGCAAAGCAGACCTGCGCAACCACGAGAAACATCTGGACCAGTATTACGCACTACGCGGTTACGACCGGCAAGGACGCCCCACCCCGGAACGGCTTAATGAACTTGGGCTGAAATTTGTGGAACAAGGGCTGAATAGAATCCCGGCCCGCAAGCCTTGGGACGGTCCGCCCATGTGGGATATGGATGATTACCCCAATGGAGGAATGCGAAGTTAG
- the ade gene encoding adenine deaminase — MQLAQMIDLARGLECADLVIRNCRVVNVLSGEIHESDVGIAKGIFLGFGDYVAEREFDAEGRFLLPGLVEGHIHIESTLLTPPHFARAVAEHGTAAVVCDPHEIANVLGRAGVEYMLKTSRDLPVSIFFMFPSCVPATGLEDSGARLSAVDVENFLRRYPDRILGLAEMMNFPGVLAVDPEVLSKLEAAAGRIIDGHAPLLTGMDLNGYVLAGPRSDHECSNISEAMEKLRAGMHLMMREGSLERNMEDLLGIVNDFNSQNISIVTDDRNVLDLRENGHLDYGLRRAVALGMDPLRAVQMVSINPARYFGLSGYGAVGPGYRANCFLVDDLKDFAIHEVFLSGLPLEEHSFESGNGVAPRGSMHVGVEIDKNMFVPEKGSGRIRAIGVTPGQLLTENLELEPLLEDGLPVADPARDICKLAVIERHRATGNHAMGFVRGLGLAHGAIAGTVAHDSHNLIVAGMNDADMALAAREAVSMGGGFAVVRDGSVLATLPLPVAGLMSDQGLDEVAAGVSGLDRATQQLGCSYNPFMLISFLALPVIPSLKLTDRGLVDVDKFDFVGMWAE, encoded by the coding sequence ATGCAGCTGGCCCAGATGATTGATTTGGCCCGTGGTTTGGAATGCGCTGATCTGGTTATTCGTAACTGCCGGGTGGTGAATGTTCTCAGTGGGGAAATCCATGAATCGGATGTAGGCATTGCCAAGGGGATTTTTCTCGGTTTTGGGGATTACGTGGCTGAGCGCGAATTTGATGCTGAAGGGCGTTTTTTGCTTCCGGGTCTGGTGGAAGGTCATATCCATATTGAATCTACTTTGCTGACTCCGCCCCATTTTGCCCGGGCCGTGGCTGAACACGGCACCGCTGCTGTTGTCTGCGATCCCCATGAAATAGCAAATGTTTTGGGCCGTGCAGGGGTGGAATATATGCTCAAGACTTCCCGTGACCTGCCGGTATCAATTTTTTTTATGTTTCCTTCCTGTGTTCCGGCTACCGGGCTGGAGGATTCCGGAGCAAGGTTGAGTGCTGTTGATGTAGAAAATTTTTTACGACGTTATCCAGATAGAATTCTGGGGCTGGCTGAAATGATGAATTTCCCCGGAGTCCTGGCGGTGGACCCGGAAGTGCTGTCTAAACTTGAGGCAGCAGCAGGCAGGATAATTGACGGTCATGCCCCGTTGCTTACGGGGATGGATTTGAATGGTTATGTGCTTGCCGGGCCGCGCAGTGACCATGAGTGCTCCAATATTTCGGAAGCAATGGAGAAGCTTCGCGCGGGCATGCATTTGATGATGCGTGAAGGTTCTCTTGAGCGGAACATGGAAGACCTGCTCGGTATAGTGAATGATTTCAACTCCCAGAATATTTCCATAGTTACTGATGACCGCAATGTACTGGACCTGCGTGAAAACGGGCATCTTGATTACGGTTTGCGCCGGGCCGTGGCTCTCGGCATGGACCCGCTCAGAGCGGTGCAGATGGTTTCCATTAATCCGGCCCGCTATTTCGGCCTCAGCGGTTACGGGGCAGTCGGACCGGGCTACCGGGCAAATTGTTTTCTGGTGGATGATCTTAAGGATTTCGCTATTCATGAAGTCTTTTTAAGCGGCCTTCCTTTGGAAGAACACAGTTTTGAATCCGGGAATGGGGTTGCCCCGCGCGGCTCCATGCATGTGGGAGTCGAGATAGATAAAAATATGTTTGTTCCGGAAAAGGGCAGTGGGCGAATCAGGGCTATCGGGGTAACTCCCGGACAACTTTTGACTGAGAATCTGGAACTGGAACCCTTATTGGAAGACGGTCTGCCCGTTGCCGATCCCGCTCGGGATATATGCAAGCTCGCGGTCATCGAACGCCATCGGGCTACAGGTAATCATGCCATGGGATTCGTTCGCGGGCTGGGGCTTGCTCACGGAGCCATTGCCGGAACCGTGGCCCATGATTCCCATAACCTGATTGTGGCAGGAATGAATGATGCGGACATGGCATTGGCGGCGCGTGAAGCAGTGAGTATGGGCGGCGGTTTTGCGGTGGTCCGTGACGGTAGCGTGTTGGCTACACTGCCTCTGCCCGTGGCAGGGTTGATGAGTGATCAGGGGCTTGACGAAGTTGCCGCAGGGGTGAGTGGACTGGACCGGGCCACGCAGCAATTGGGCTGTTCATACAATCCCTTTATGCTCATCTCTTTTCTGGCCCTTCCGGTTATCCCCAGCCTGAAACTTACAGACCGGGGATTGGTTGACGTGGATAAATTTGATTTTGTCGGGATGTGGGCGGAGTGA
- the fliD gene encoding flagellar filament capping protein FliD, protein MADIGKVGAQVSTAGTTSSYWSGKTKFEKLGNGTDFGKIVETTIKQQGFHQRRLKNWRSQWVQKKESLKDLNTKMGELSTALKKMDSIGKFMGRVTTSTDSASVTATADSTAPTSPYKVEIKQLARNDIWTSSSSFASDKAVVSPTASKISISCAGKTANLDVPAGTTVEGLVKMLNATTELKGNVQVEAIKTGNEYRLKFSSLKMGEANRITFNSSTTLAALAPSAMSNLQQGQNSKLKIDGFPEGADNWIERDTNMVTDGSKGLTLNLKKPTSPGTVIVNVSTDTEKIMENVREFVKQVNVVRKALRDISKVDTTKDKNKGSILTGNYGVQLASHRFKDLTATKGQGFNNFDSEAGSGDRYNTLSTLGIETDTDQSSPNFGLLKIDEEKFEKAMKDDPDGVAKLFSADYEASTSSPNFTIKSLIKGVTKPGSHEVSYTVSGGKITSATINGKAARIAGWEITADDMAGLGMALRVDNHADGTYSGTAGIKTGKTIEMIETLKDMTNSKTGILNIISENYTGIIKNIDKKLDYEKNRLERLEKTLKAKYSRLDTVLSKYGGKLKMLQGQIAKLGSGKK, encoded by the coding sequence ATGGCAGATATAGGAAAAGTTGGAGCACAGGTTTCCACCGCCGGGACTACTTCCAGTTACTGGTCCGGTAAGACCAAATTTGAAAAGCTGGGGAACGGTACTGATTTCGGTAAGATTGTTGAAACCACCATCAAGCAGCAGGGTTTTCATCAACGCAGGTTGAAGAATTGGAGATCCCAGTGGGTGCAGAAAAAGGAAAGTCTTAAGGATCTCAACACCAAGATGGGAGAATTGAGTACTGCACTTAAGAAGATGGATAGTATCGGTAAGTTTATGGGCCGGGTTACCACTTCTACGGATTCAGCAAGTGTAACCGCCACAGCGGACAGTACCGCGCCTACTTCTCCTTATAAGGTTGAAATCAAACAACTGGCCCGTAACGATATCTGGACATCCAGCTCCAGTTTTGCTTCAGACAAGGCTGTTGTTTCCCCTACGGCTAGCAAAATCAGTATCAGTTGTGCAGGCAAGACCGCAAATCTAGACGTCCCGGCAGGAACTACCGTAGAGGGGTTGGTCAAAATGCTTAACGCCACCACGGAGCTGAAAGGGAATGTTCAGGTGGAAGCGATTAAGACCGGGAATGAATATCGGCTGAAATTCAGCAGTTTGAAAATGGGTGAAGCCAACCGCATCACTTTTAACAGCTCCACCACTCTTGCTGCACTTGCTCCGTCTGCCATGAGTAATTTGCAGCAGGGGCAGAATTCCAAGCTCAAGATTGACGGTTTCCCTGAAGGTGCGGACAACTGGATTGAGCGCGATACAAATATGGTCACGGACGGTTCAAAGGGGCTGACCTTGAATCTGAAAAAGCCGACTTCACCGGGAACGGTAATAGTCAACGTGAGCACGGATACTGAAAAGATAATGGAAAATGTTCGCGAATTCGTGAAGCAGGTTAATGTTGTCCGAAAAGCCCTGCGTGATATTTCCAAGGTAGATACTACGAAGGACAAAAATAAGGGCTCGATTCTTACCGGTAACTATGGGGTTCAGTTGGCTTCGCATCGTTTTAAAGATCTCACTGCAACCAAGGGGCAGGGATTCAATAATTTTGATTCGGAGGCCGGTTCCGGGGATAGATATAATACTTTGAGTACTCTTGGAATTGAAACTGATACAGACCAGAGTTCACCAAATTTTGGATTACTTAAGATAGATGAAGAGAAATTCGAAAAGGCTATGAAAGATGATCCTGACGGAGTGGCTAAGCTTTTTTCCGCAGATTATGAGGCCAGTACCAGCTCTCCTAATTTTACGATTAAATCTTTGATCAAAGGAGTAACCAAGCCCGGCAGCCATGAGGTTTCTTATACTGTCTCAGGCGGTAAAATCACTTCCGCCACCATTAACGGCAAAGCCGCCCGGATTGCCGGATGGGAAATTACCGCTGATGATATGGCCGGGCTGGGCATGGCACTGCGCGTGGATAATCATGCAGATGGAACATATTCCGGCACAGCGGGCATCAAGACCGGGAAAACAATAGAAATGATCGAGACCCTGAAGGATATGACCAATTCCAAAACCGGTATCCTGAATATTATCAGTGAAAACTACACCGGCATTATTAAGAACATCGACAAGAAACTTGATTACGAGAAGAACCGTCTGGAAAGGTTGGAGAAAACCCTCAAGGCCAAATACTCTCGTCTTGATACTGTGCTTTCCAAATATGGAGGGAAACTGAAAATGTTGCAGGGTCAGATAGCCAAGCTGGGGAGTGGTAAGAAGTAA
- the flgL gene encoding flagellar hook-associated protein FlgL: MRISTNQIFNMSLYNLNSSMSRMADAQMRNSAQKRVLVPSDDPAAMGGIINCRSFGQETKQYIKNIKTASSWLSLADGVLQQTSTDIGRIKTLAEQAATGTLTAEQRRSIGQNLRGILGNLLNKSNTEFGGKSIFAGHKLDTNAYEQTLSATTTDPNLPGGSVVAVKGASESSVDVRFTSGGTVGTDTITYKYSSDGGKTWKNGTLNPGSTELDLGPATVEMKNGTAVTEHTDKGGTRLIVRPALQYQGDDNDDLNVIKYGDTQVNTEADGKFQSDVLVRIDKNGDVNTPPITYSYSLDNGASWVHSNVSADTRLEVPGGSLTLSPGAGTTMSKGDQFVIRPNTADLRLDISQSRSIRVNNIGKDIFGGIYTKPGAANPTPSPDNKNSNLFETLGRLIGYVETNDKNGIGECVAELKKVHEHVEMKAAEIGARMNRAASAEKLAEIRKDNNTALISRLEDADLGELLSELNQSKLIYEAVARSSRMINQMSILNFM; this comes from the coding sequence ATGAGAATATCTACCAATCAGATTTTCAACATGTCGCTTTACAACCTGAACTCATCCATGAGCCGCATGGCTGATGCTCAGATGCGTAACTCTGCTCAGAAGCGGGTGCTGGTTCCTTCAGATGATCCGGCAGCCATGGGTGGAATCATCAATTGCCGTTCTTTTGGACAGGAAACAAAGCAGTACATTAAGAACATTAAGACCGCTTCCAGCTGGCTTAGCCTTGCTGACGGGGTATTGCAGCAGACCAGTACTGATATCGGACGGATCAAGACTCTGGCGGAGCAGGCCGCAACCGGAACGCTCACTGCTGAGCAGCGTCGTTCCATTGGGCAGAACCTGCGCGGAATTCTGGGTAACCTGCTCAATAAATCCAATACCGAGTTCGGTGGCAAGTCTATTTTTGCCGGGCATAAACTGGATACTAACGCTTACGAACAGACCTTGTCTGCCACCACAACCGATCCCAATCTTCCTGGCGGGTCCGTGGTTGCGGTTAAGGGGGCTTCGGAATCATCGGTTGATGTGCGTTTTACTTCCGGCGGAACCGTAGGCACCGATACCATTACTTATAAATACAGCTCAGACGGCGGCAAGACCTGGAAGAACGGAACCCTCAATCCCGGAAGCACTGAGCTTGATCTCGGTCCGGCCACTGTGGAGATGAAGAACGGAACCGCAGTTACAGAGCATACTGATAAAGGTGGAACCAGACTTATCGTGCGTCCGGCCCTTCAATATCAAGGGGATGATAACGACGATCTTAACGTAATCAAATACGGGGACACGCAGGTTAATACTGAAGCTGACGGCAAGTTCCAGAGCGATGTGCTGGTTCGTATCGATAAGAACGGGGATGTAAACACTCCGCCCATCACTTATTCCTACAGCCTTGATAATGGGGCCAGCTGGGTCCATTCGAATGTTTCCGCAGATACCCGTCTGGAAGTTCCCGGCGGCAGCCTGACTCTTTCGCCCGGAGCTGGAACAACCATGAGTAAGGGCGATCAGTTTGTTATCCGGCCCAATACCGCTGACCTGCGTCTTGATATTTCCCAGAGCCGTTCCATTCGGGTCAACAATATAGGTAAGGATATCTTCGGCGGGATTTACACCAAGCCCGGAGCTGCCAATCCTACTCCTTCTCCTGACAATAAGAACAGCAATCTTTTTGAAACATTGGGCAGACTCATCGGCTACGTGGAGACAAACGATAAGAATGGGATCGGCGAATGTGTGGCCGAACTGAAGAAAGTCCATGAGCATGTGGAAATGAAAGCCGCGGAAATCGGGGCACGCATGAACCGGGCGGCCAGCGCGGAAAAACTGGCTGAAATTCGCAAGGACAACAATACAGCCCTGATCAGCCGCCTTGAAGATGCCGATCTCGGCGAACTGCTCAGCGAACTTAACCAGAGCAAGCTTATTTACGAGGCCGTGGCCCGCAGTTCGCGGATGATCAATCAAATGTCAATCCTCAACTTCATGTAA
- the flgK gene encoding flagellar hook-associated protein FlgK has product MLGNIFSIGRGAMQNAQMGLSVHGNNVANLKTPGYRRRTVVQDENMSIREGRWSYGTGASIQSIQRNLSQFLERGVLDKSPEFSRWSAESGNLSMVEKFFVESKDAGVSKSMSDMWAAWQSLANDPKLGANRVALVGSAQKFSSQLNSLVSDLQRQQDLITSHLKQEVGKANDAIKELAQLNKRIIANPTDNTLLDRRDVVLRGLSSLVDISVQEEPSGQVIVSLGEGQKLVEGDKAFELKFEQGKVRNSLVPGSPFKDEVHFSGHSGEELTIQVVSDGNASGAAPAAQFKVSRDGGKTWVSNPDGSEKLFNAGGQNEAVTVGGVKFWFGKAGSSASAATTQLKDGDRFTLTPKTEVRWYRNSSTSESVSPVAGNDGERRLKGGSIAGLLRARDEKIGSYIEKLNSFAKSIAWEVNRAHSQGAGLVNHANVIGTYGVRDSSVPLAKSNLPYADKLTSGSFSMAFYNANTGKKVSVSAVDFSSIAPGKKNFDPAVHSLENVRDAINASFSGKAQAVITNGKLSIKGLGDNRFQFSNDTSGVLAGLGMNTFFEGHDAASIKVHSNIEADPSKIAAAHVNGAGEVNKGDNSTARAVAALAGKKNVNFKSGGTSTESSFNDFYSSLVATVGSHAADAKANMSISRTVLKGLVDKQESVGGVSIDEEMNHITSYQRSYQTAAKLIKTANEMFETLLSLK; this is encoded by the coding sequence ATGCTTGGTAATATATTTTCCATCGGCCGCGGAGCCATGCAGAACGCCCAGATGGGGCTTTCTGTTCACGGCAACAACGTAGCGAATCTGAAGACCCCCGGTTACCGTCGCAGGACTGTTGTTCAGGACGAAAACATGTCGATCAGGGAAGGTCGCTGGTCCTACGGTACCGGGGCTTCCATCCAGAGTATCCAGCGTAATTTATCCCAGTTTCTGGAGCGCGGCGTGCTGGATAAAAGCCCGGAATTTTCCCGCTGGAGTGCTGAATCCGGTAACCTTTCCATGGTTGAGAAATTTTTTGTGGAAAGTAAGGACGCCGGGGTCAGTAAATCCATGTCCGACATGTGGGCTGCGTGGCAGTCCCTTGCCAATGATCCTAAGCTGGGAGCGAACAGGGTAGCCCTTGTGGGATCGGCCCAGAAGTTTTCTTCGCAACTCAATTCGCTCGTGAGTGATCTACAGCGCCAGCAGGATCTGATTACCTCCCACCTCAAACAGGAAGTAGGTAAGGCTAACGACGCTATCAAGGAACTTGCCCAGCTGAATAAACGGATCATTGCCAATCCTACTGACAACACTTTGCTAGATCGTAGGGATGTGGTTCTGCGCGGTCTTTCTTCTTTGGTGGATATCAGCGTTCAGGAAGAGCCTTCCGGTCAGGTTATTGTTTCATTGGGCGAAGGCCAGAAGTTGGTTGAAGGCGATAAAGCTTTTGAATTGAAGTTTGAACAGGGGAAAGTGCGTAATTCGCTGGTTCCCGGTTCTCCGTTCAAGGATGAAGTTCACTTCAGCGGCCATTCCGGTGAAGAACTGACCATTCAGGTTGTTAGTGACGGCAATGCTTCCGGTGCCGCTCCTGCTGCGCAGTTTAAGGTTTCCCGTGACGGCGGAAAGACTTGGGTCAGCAATCCTGACGGTAGTGAAAAACTGTTTAATGCCGGGGGACAGAATGAAGCTGTGACCGTAGGCGGGGTCAAGTTCTGGTTCGGTAAGGCGGGAAGCAGTGCCAGCGCGGCGACCACTCAGCTCAAAGATGGAGACCGTTTTACCCTGACTCCGAAGACAGAAGTCCGCTGGTACCGGAACAGCTCCACTTCCGAATCCGTCAGTCCAGTGGCCGGTAATGACGGGGAACGCCGCTTGAAGGGCGGTTCCATTGCCGGATTGCTCCGGGCGCGTGATGAGAAGATCGGTTCGTATATTGAGAAGCTGAATTCATTTGCCAAATCCATTGCCTGGGAAGTAAACCGTGCCCATTCGCAGGGGGCCGGGCTGGTTAACCATGCCAATGTAATTGGTACCTATGGGGTTCGTGATAGTTCTGTACCGCTTGCCAAAAGCAATCTGCCTTACGCGGATAAGCTTACTTCGGGCAGTTTCAGCATGGCTTTTTACAATGCCAATACCGGAAAAAAAGTTTCGGTTTCGGCTGTTGATTTTTCCTCCATTGCACCGGGTAAAAAGAATTTCGATCCGGCAGTGCATTCTCTTGAAAATGTACGTGATGCCATTAATGCCAGCTTTTCCGGGAAGGCACAGGCCGTGATTACCAATGGCAAGCTTTCCATTAAAGGGCTGGGCGATAACAGGTTCCAGTTTTCCAACGACACCAGCGGAGTTCTTGCGGGGCTGGGCATGAATACATTCTTTGAAGGGCATGACGCAGCATCCATCAAGGTTCATTCAAATATTGAAGCCGATCCCTCAAAGATCGCCGCTGCACATGTGAACGGGGCCGGGGAAGTGAACAAGGGGGATAACTCAACCGCCCGCGCTGTGGCGGCTCTTGCCGGGAAGAAGAACGTTAATTTTAAATCCGGGGGAACGTCCACCGAGTCCAGTTTCAATGATTTTTATTCGTCCCTCGTGGCGACTGTCGGTTCGCATGCTGCGGACGCCAAGGCCAATATGTCAATTTCCCGGACTGTTCTTAAAGGTCTGGTTGATAAGCAGGAATCTGTGGGCGGGGTCAGTATTGATGAGGAGATGAACCATATCACTAGTTACCAGCGTTCCTATCAGACTGCTGCAAAGCTGATTAAAACCGCCAATGAAATGTTCGAAACACTGCTTTCACTCAAGTAG